A genome region from Ptiloglossa arizonensis isolate GNS036 chromosome 4, iyPtiAriz1_principal, whole genome shotgun sequence includes the following:
- the Su(var)2-10 gene encoding E3 SUMO-protein ligase Su(var)2-10 isoform X1: MAETKELENMVLSFRVSELQMLLGFAGRNKSGRKTELQTRALELLRLRSHPVQLKIRELYKTIQADQLAAHQMYGQTGGSGEPQIDQNMHSRNYYTRQAISQQQQSQSSVSSGKDLPPAHQASLPQASRTNPVYQSTGYNSVTPQQTTSAAYNQYPYPSKVLPSPLQIQPRSQYPVHPDVRLKKLPFFDLLAELLKPSSLMPQGTLRLQENTFMFHLTPQQSTDIASSRDCRAGSKMDYTVQVCLVQMRFCLQETSCEQEDCFPPSIAVKVNGKLCPLPNPIPTNKPGVEPKRPPRPVNISPLVKLSPTVANQIHVTWSADYGRRYAIAIYLVRKLSSTELLSRLKCRGVRHSDYTRGLIKEKLNEDADSEIATMSLRVSLACPLGKMRMCTPCRASTCSHLQCFDASLFLQMNERKPTWNCPVCDKSALFDTLVIDGYFQEVLNSKKLLPDVNEIQLLQDGSWENLVLKKEKDKDKSETKVITNSQDRKIDVDTVDLDESNPAPPKEKKRAVVIDLISDSDDDYDNITLTQSTKKLASGSPSPKKSQTSSISSTSESPELMIIDLE; encoded by the exons ATGGCGGAGACCAAAGAATTAGAG AATATGGTATTGAGTTTTCGAGTGTCTGAACTTCAGATGCTACTTGGCTTTGCTGGTAGAAATAAATCAGGTAGAAAAACCGAATTACAAACACGTGCACTAGAATTGTTACGTTTGAGATCTCATCCTGTACAGCTCAAAATACGTGAACTCTATAAAACAATACA aGCTGATCAATTAGCTGCCCATCAAATGTATGGTCAAACAGGTGGTTCTGGGGAACCACAAATTGATCAAAATATGCATTCCAGAAATTATTACACAAG ACAAGCTATCAGTCAACAACAACAGTCACAATCTTCAGTTTCCAGTGGAAAAGACCTGCCACCAGCACATCAAGCATCTCTACCTCAAGCATCTAGAACCAATCCAGTATATCAATCCACAGGATATAATAGTGTAACACCACAA CAAACAACAAGTGCAGCTTACAATCAGTATCCATACCCATCAAAAGTTTTACCATCACCATTACAAATACAGCCTCGGAGTCAGTATCCTGTTCATCCAGATGTTCGTCTTAAAAAACTTCCATTTTTTGATTTATTGGCAGAATTGTTGAAGCCATCTAGTTTAATGCCCCAAGGGACTTTAAGACTGCAAGAGAATACATTTATGTTTCATTTGACACCACAACAATCAACAGACATAGCTAGTTCACGAGATTGTCGTGCAGGAAGTAAAATGGATTATACTGTACAGGTATGTTTG GTACAAATGCGATTTTGTTTACAAGAAACTTCGTGTGAACAAGAAGACTGTTTTCCACCTAGTATTGCTGTGAAAGTTAATGGAAAATTATGCCCCTTACct aatccAATACCTACAAACAAACCAGGGGTAGAACCAAAGAGGCCGCCAAGGCCTGTCAACATTAGTCCTTTAGTTAAGTTATCACCTACTGTAGCAAATCAAATTCATGTGACATGGTCAGCTGACTATGGAAGACGATATGCAATTGCCATATATTTAGTTAGAAAACTATCTAGTACAGAATTATTGTCAAGATTAAAATGTAGAGGTGTTCGACATTCGGATTATACAAGAGGTTTAA TTAAGGAAAAACTTAATGAGGATGCAGATAGTGAAATAGCAACCATGTCGCTTAGAGTGTCTTTAGCATGTCCATTAGGAAAAATGCGAATGTGTACACCATGTCGTGCCTCAACGTGTTCACATTTGCAATGTTTCGACGCATCACTATTTCTTCAGATGAATGAAAGGAAACCCACGTGGAATTGTCCAGTTTGTGATAAATCGGCACTGTTTGATACCCTCGTTATAGATGGATATTTCCAAGAAGTTTTAAATTCCAAGAAATTATTACCAGATGTAAATGAAATTCAGTTGTTACAAGATGGATCATGGGAAAATTTGGTtttgaaaaaagagaaagataaaGACAAAAGCGAAACGAAAGTTATTACGAATTCGCAGGATCGTAAAATTGATGTGGACACTGTAGACCTTG ATGAAAGCAATCCTGCACCCCCAAAGGAGAAGAAACGAGCAGTTGTTATCGATTTAATATCAGATAGCGATGACGATTATGATAATATCACACTCACACAAAGTACAAAAAAATTAGCCAGTGGATCTCCTTCACCAAAAAAATCGCAAACCAGCTCTATTAGTAGTACAAGTGAATCACCAGAATTGATGATAATTgatttagaataa
- the Su(var)2-10 gene encoding E3 SUMO-protein ligase Su(var)2-10 isoform X4 produces the protein MYGQTGGSGEPQIDQNMHSRNYYTRQAISQQQQSQSSVSSGKDLPPAHQASLPQASRTNPVYQSTGYNSVTPQQTTSAAYNQYPYPSKVLPSPLQIQPRSQYPVHPDVRLKKLPFFDLLAELLKPSSLMPQGTLRLQENTFMFHLTPQQSTDIASSRDCRAGSKMDYTVQVCLVQMRFCLQETSCEQEDCFPPSIAVKVNGKLCPLPNPIPTNKPGVEPKRPPRPVNISPLVKLSPTVANQIHVTWSADYGRRYAIAIYLVRKLSSTELLSRLKCRGVRHSDYTRGLIKEKLNEDADSEIATMSLRVSLACPLGKMRMCTPCRASTCSHLQCFDASLFLQMNERKPTWNCPVCDKSALFDTLVIDGYFQEVLNSKKLLPDVNEIQLLQDGSWENLVLKKEKDKDKSETKVITNSQDRKIDVDTVDLDESNPAPPKEKKRAVVIDLISDSDDDYDNITLTQSTKKLASGSPSPKKSQTSSISSTSESPELMIIDLE, from the exons ATGTATGGTCAAACAGGTGGTTCTGGGGAACCACAAATTGATCAAAATATGCATTCCAGAAATTATTACACAAG ACAAGCTATCAGTCAACAACAACAGTCACAATCTTCAGTTTCCAGTGGAAAAGACCTGCCACCAGCACATCAAGCATCTCTACCTCAAGCATCTAGAACCAATCCAGTATATCAATCCACAGGATATAATAGTGTAACACCACAA CAAACAACAAGTGCAGCTTACAATCAGTATCCATACCCATCAAAAGTTTTACCATCACCATTACAAATACAGCCTCGGAGTCAGTATCCTGTTCATCCAGATGTTCGTCTTAAAAAACTTCCATTTTTTGATTTATTGGCAGAATTGTTGAAGCCATCTAGTTTAATGCCCCAAGGGACTTTAAGACTGCAAGAGAATACATTTATGTTTCATTTGACACCACAACAATCAACAGACATAGCTAGTTCACGAGATTGTCGTGCAGGAAGTAAAATGGATTATACTGTACAGGTATGTTTG GTACAAATGCGATTTTGTTTACAAGAAACTTCGTGTGAACAAGAAGACTGTTTTCCACCTAGTATTGCTGTGAAAGTTAATGGAAAATTATGCCCCTTACct aatccAATACCTACAAACAAACCAGGGGTAGAACCAAAGAGGCCGCCAAGGCCTGTCAACATTAGTCCTTTAGTTAAGTTATCACCTACTGTAGCAAATCAAATTCATGTGACATGGTCAGCTGACTATGGAAGACGATATGCAATTGCCATATATTTAGTTAGAAAACTATCTAGTACAGAATTATTGTCAAGATTAAAATGTAGAGGTGTTCGACATTCGGATTATACAAGAGGTTTAA TTAAGGAAAAACTTAATGAGGATGCAGATAGTGAAATAGCAACCATGTCGCTTAGAGTGTCTTTAGCATGTCCATTAGGAAAAATGCGAATGTGTACACCATGTCGTGCCTCAACGTGTTCACATTTGCAATGTTTCGACGCATCACTATTTCTTCAGATGAATGAAAGGAAACCCACGTGGAATTGTCCAGTTTGTGATAAATCGGCACTGTTTGATACCCTCGTTATAGATGGATATTTCCAAGAAGTTTTAAATTCCAAGAAATTATTACCAGATGTAAATGAAATTCAGTTGTTACAAGATGGATCATGGGAAAATTTGGTtttgaaaaaagagaaagataaaGACAAAAGCGAAACGAAAGTTATTACGAATTCGCAGGATCGTAAAATTGATGTGGACACTGTAGACCTTG ATGAAAGCAATCCTGCACCCCCAAAGGAGAAGAAACGAGCAGTTGTTATCGATTTAATATCAGATAGCGATGACGATTATGATAATATCACACTCACACAAAGTACAAAAAAATTAGCCAGTGGATCTCCTTCACCAAAAAAATCGCAAACCAGCTCTATTAGTAGTACAAGTGAATCACCAGAATTGATGATAATTgatttagaataa
- the Su(var)2-10 gene encoding E3 SUMO-protein ligase Su(var)2-10 isoform X3 — translation MVLSFRVSELQMLLGFAGRNKSGRKTELQTRALELLRLRSHPVQLKIRELYKTIQADQLAAHQMYGQTGGSGEPQIDQNMHSRNYYTRQAISQQQQSQSSVSSGKDLPPAHQASLPQASRTNPVYQSTGYNSVTPQQTTSAAYNQYPYPSKVLPSPLQIQPRSQYPVHPDVRLKKLPFFDLLAELLKPSSLMPQGTLRLQENTFMFHLTPQQSTDIASSRDCRAGSKMDYTVQVCLVQMRFCLQETSCEQEDCFPPSIAVKVNGKLCPLPNPIPTNKPGVEPKRPPRPVNISPLVKLSPTVANQIHVTWSADYGRRYAIAIYLVRKLSSTELLSRLKCRGVRHSDYTRGLIKEKLNEDADSEIATMSLRVSLACPLGKMRMCTPCRASTCSHLQCFDASLFLQMNERKPTWNCPVCDKSALFDTLVIDGYFQEVLNSKKLLPDVNEIQLLQDGSWENLVLKKEKDKDKSETKVITNSQDRKIDVDTVDLDESNPAPPKEKKRAVVIDLISDSDDDYDNITLTQSTKKLASGSPSPKKSQTSSISSTSESPELMIIDLE, via the exons ATGGTATTGAGTTTTCGAGTGTCTGAACTTCAGATGCTACTTGGCTTTGCTGGTAGAAATAAATCAGGTAGAAAAACCGAATTACAAACACGTGCACTAGAATTGTTACGTTTGAGATCTCATCCTGTACAGCTCAAAATACGTGAACTCTATAAAACAATACA aGCTGATCAATTAGCTGCCCATCAAATGTATGGTCAAACAGGTGGTTCTGGGGAACCACAAATTGATCAAAATATGCATTCCAGAAATTATTACACAAG ACAAGCTATCAGTCAACAACAACAGTCACAATCTTCAGTTTCCAGTGGAAAAGACCTGCCACCAGCACATCAAGCATCTCTACCTCAAGCATCTAGAACCAATCCAGTATATCAATCCACAGGATATAATAGTGTAACACCACAA CAAACAACAAGTGCAGCTTACAATCAGTATCCATACCCATCAAAAGTTTTACCATCACCATTACAAATACAGCCTCGGAGTCAGTATCCTGTTCATCCAGATGTTCGTCTTAAAAAACTTCCATTTTTTGATTTATTGGCAGAATTGTTGAAGCCATCTAGTTTAATGCCCCAAGGGACTTTAAGACTGCAAGAGAATACATTTATGTTTCATTTGACACCACAACAATCAACAGACATAGCTAGTTCACGAGATTGTCGTGCAGGAAGTAAAATGGATTATACTGTACAGGTATGTTTG GTACAAATGCGATTTTGTTTACAAGAAACTTCGTGTGAACAAGAAGACTGTTTTCCACCTAGTATTGCTGTGAAAGTTAATGGAAAATTATGCCCCTTACct aatccAATACCTACAAACAAACCAGGGGTAGAACCAAAGAGGCCGCCAAGGCCTGTCAACATTAGTCCTTTAGTTAAGTTATCACCTACTGTAGCAAATCAAATTCATGTGACATGGTCAGCTGACTATGGAAGACGATATGCAATTGCCATATATTTAGTTAGAAAACTATCTAGTACAGAATTATTGTCAAGATTAAAATGTAGAGGTGTTCGACATTCGGATTATACAAGAGGTTTAA TTAAGGAAAAACTTAATGAGGATGCAGATAGTGAAATAGCAACCATGTCGCTTAGAGTGTCTTTAGCATGTCCATTAGGAAAAATGCGAATGTGTACACCATGTCGTGCCTCAACGTGTTCACATTTGCAATGTTTCGACGCATCACTATTTCTTCAGATGAATGAAAGGAAACCCACGTGGAATTGTCCAGTTTGTGATAAATCGGCACTGTTTGATACCCTCGTTATAGATGGATATTTCCAAGAAGTTTTAAATTCCAAGAAATTATTACCAGATGTAAATGAAATTCAGTTGTTACAAGATGGATCATGGGAAAATTTGGTtttgaaaaaagagaaagataaaGACAAAAGCGAAACGAAAGTTATTACGAATTCGCAGGATCGTAAAATTGATGTGGACACTGTAGACCTTG ATGAAAGCAATCCTGCACCCCCAAAGGAGAAGAAACGAGCAGTTGTTATCGATTTAATATCAGATAGCGATGACGATTATGATAATATCACACTCACACAAAGTACAAAAAAATTAGCCAGTGGATCTCCTTCACCAAAAAAATCGCAAACCAGCTCTATTAGTAGTACAAGTGAATCACCAGAATTGATGATAATTgatttagaataa
- the Poli gene encoding DNA polymerase iota, which yields MDSIDFDTIIRHPRTIIHIDVDCFYAQVEMLRHPELEGKPLGVQQKNIVVTSNYVAREYGIKKCMSVQEALQLCPGLALVNGEDLTNYRHFSGKILEILHQFTPLVERLGFDDNFLDVTSIVQKYMNSGNDSELNISISIEDKNPVGEVFGPSEEECPCGCHARLIIASKIAAEIRKRIYKELRVTCSAGIAHNKLLAKLAGSLHKPNQQTLVFPCSGPMLLSTIGSVSKIPGVGQKTTQLLVSNNIKTVDDLRKTPLENLEMKLGIDLARKLKDNAEGIDETVVKPTGKKQSIGLEDGFKSVSLVAEVESRLGGLLRRLTELAMEDGRIPIAMRITVRKHDFNKPTSGKRETRQCALPKHLLPSTKSSVYDHAKMLALAMKLFHRTVDVSKPFHLTLLGVAFTKFEERSSGRNSITSFLRKQVAVQSVLDISSEEGISDVSLGSPMSINQDSNDGSAMSTTSSPISKSVGGNNQCAEDDLLNEIEPLPKKTRLEVWLSGRRESPSNEMADLRLSPSSPMQLSPKIDAAVLKSLPIDIQREVTRSWPTTSKPKPNNILKYFIANK from the coding sequence ATGGATTCCATTGATTTTGATACAATTATACGACATCCAAGAACTATAATTCACATAGATGTTGACTGTTTTTATGCTCAAGTGGAGATGCTAAGGCATCCAGAGCTAGAAGGTAAACCATTAGGAGTAcaacaaaaaaatattgtagTGACAAGCAACTATGTGGCAAGAGAATATGGAATTAAAAAGTGTATGTCCGTTCAAGAAGCTTTACAGTTATGTCCTGGGCTGGCCCTGGTGAATGGTGAAGATTTGACAAACTATCGTCACTTTTCTGGCAAGATATTGGAGATATTACATCAATTTACTCCCTTAGTTGAAAGATTAGGTTTTGATGATAACTTTTTGGATGTCACGTCTATTGTGCAAAAATATATGAATTCTGGAAATGATTCGGAATTAAATATAAGTATTTCTATCGAAGATAAGAATCCAGTTGGTGAAGTATTTGGCCCGTCCGAAGAAGAATGCCCGTGTGGTTGCCATGCTCGATTAATTATTGCTTCTAAAATTGCAGCAGAAATAAGAAAACGGATTTATAAAGAGTTACGTGTCACATGCAGTGCTGGAATAGCACACAATAAACTTCTTGCAAAACTAGCAGGATCATTGCATAAACCGAATCAACAGACGCTAGTATTCCCGTGCAGCGGACCAATGTTATTATCTACAATAGGATCTGTGTCGAAAATACCCGGTGTTGGACAAAAAACTACACAATTATTAGTGTCCAATAATATAAAAACAGTGGACGATTTGCGTAAAACGCctttggaaaatttggaaatgaaACTTGGTATTGATTTGGCAAGAAAATTGAAAGACAATGCAGAAGGAATAGATGAAACTGTCGTGAAGCCGACAGGAAAAAAACAATCTATAGGTTTAGAAGATGGTTTTAAGAGTGTTTCTTTAGTAGCAGAAGTGGAATCACGACTTGGAGGGCTTTTGAGAAGATTGACAGAATTAGCTATGGAGGATGGAAGAATCCCCATTGCTATGAGAATAACAGTCAGAAAGCATGATTTTAATAAACCAACTTCCGGCAAAAGAGAAACTCGGCAATGCGCTTTACCGAAACATCTATTGCCTTCCACAAAATCTAGTGTTTACGATCATGCTAAAATGCTAGCTCTAGCAATGAAACTTTTTCATCGTACTGTTGATGTCTCTAAACCATTCCACTTAACTCTTTTAGGAGTTGCTTTCACAAAGTTTGAAGAAAGATCTTCTGGAAGAAATAGTATTACGTCCTTCTTGCGAAAACAAGTTGCCGTTCAATCCGTCTTAGACATAAGTTCGGAAGAAGGTATTTCCGATGTCAGTCTTGGATCACCGATGAGTATAAATCAAGATAGTAACGATGGTTCCGCGATGAGTACTACTTCGTCTCCAATTTCAAAATCTGTAGGTGGTAACAATCAATGCGCAGAAGACGATCTACTGAATGAGATAGAACctttaccaaaaaaaacgagATTGGAAGTATGGTTGAGCGGGCGTAGAGAATCTCCAAGCAACGAAATGGCTGATCTTAGACTCAGTCCTTCGTCACCTATGCAATTGTCTCCAAAAATTGATGCGGCGGTTCTCAAATCTTTACCCATTGACATACAAAGAGAAGTCACTCGTTCATGGCCAACAACTAGTAAACCAAAACCGaataatatacttaaatatttCATAGCCAATAAGTGA
- the Su(var)2-10 gene encoding E3 SUMO-protein ligase Su(var)2-10 isoform X2, whose amino-acid sequence MAETKELENMVLSFRVSELQMLLGFAGRNKSGRKTELQTRALELLRLRSHPVQLKIRELYKTIQADQLAAHQMYGQTGGSGEPQIDQNMHSRNYYTRQAISQQQQSQSSVSSGKDLPPAHQASLPQASRTNPVYQSTGYNSVTPQQTTSAAYNQYPYPSKVLPSPLQIQPRSQYPVHPDVRLKKLPFFDLLAELLKPSSLMPQGTLRLQENTFMFHLTPQQSTDIASSRDCRAGSKMDYTVQVQMRFCLQETSCEQEDCFPPSIAVKVNGKLCPLPNPIPTNKPGVEPKRPPRPVNISPLVKLSPTVANQIHVTWSADYGRRYAIAIYLVRKLSSTELLSRLKCRGVRHSDYTRGLIKEKLNEDADSEIATMSLRVSLACPLGKMRMCTPCRASTCSHLQCFDASLFLQMNERKPTWNCPVCDKSALFDTLVIDGYFQEVLNSKKLLPDVNEIQLLQDGSWENLVLKKEKDKDKSETKVITNSQDRKIDVDTVDLDESNPAPPKEKKRAVVIDLISDSDDDYDNITLTQSTKKLASGSPSPKKSQTSSISSTSESPELMIIDLE is encoded by the exons ATGGCGGAGACCAAAGAATTAGAG AATATGGTATTGAGTTTTCGAGTGTCTGAACTTCAGATGCTACTTGGCTTTGCTGGTAGAAATAAATCAGGTAGAAAAACCGAATTACAAACACGTGCACTAGAATTGTTACGTTTGAGATCTCATCCTGTACAGCTCAAAATACGTGAACTCTATAAAACAATACA aGCTGATCAATTAGCTGCCCATCAAATGTATGGTCAAACAGGTGGTTCTGGGGAACCACAAATTGATCAAAATATGCATTCCAGAAATTATTACACAAG ACAAGCTATCAGTCAACAACAACAGTCACAATCTTCAGTTTCCAGTGGAAAAGACCTGCCACCAGCACATCAAGCATCTCTACCTCAAGCATCTAGAACCAATCCAGTATATCAATCCACAGGATATAATAGTGTAACACCACAA CAAACAACAAGTGCAGCTTACAATCAGTATCCATACCCATCAAAAGTTTTACCATCACCATTACAAATACAGCCTCGGAGTCAGTATCCTGTTCATCCAGATGTTCGTCTTAAAAAACTTCCATTTTTTGATTTATTGGCAGAATTGTTGAAGCCATCTAGTTTAATGCCCCAAGGGACTTTAAGACTGCAAGAGAATACATTTATGTTTCATTTGACACCACAACAATCAACAGACATAGCTAGTTCACGAGATTGTCGTGCAGGAAGTAAAATGGATTATACTGTACAG GTACAAATGCGATTTTGTTTACAAGAAACTTCGTGTGAACAAGAAGACTGTTTTCCACCTAGTATTGCTGTGAAAGTTAATGGAAAATTATGCCCCTTACct aatccAATACCTACAAACAAACCAGGGGTAGAACCAAAGAGGCCGCCAAGGCCTGTCAACATTAGTCCTTTAGTTAAGTTATCACCTACTGTAGCAAATCAAATTCATGTGACATGGTCAGCTGACTATGGAAGACGATATGCAATTGCCATATATTTAGTTAGAAAACTATCTAGTACAGAATTATTGTCAAGATTAAAATGTAGAGGTGTTCGACATTCGGATTATACAAGAGGTTTAA TTAAGGAAAAACTTAATGAGGATGCAGATAGTGAAATAGCAACCATGTCGCTTAGAGTGTCTTTAGCATGTCCATTAGGAAAAATGCGAATGTGTACACCATGTCGTGCCTCAACGTGTTCACATTTGCAATGTTTCGACGCATCACTATTTCTTCAGATGAATGAAAGGAAACCCACGTGGAATTGTCCAGTTTGTGATAAATCGGCACTGTTTGATACCCTCGTTATAGATGGATATTTCCAAGAAGTTTTAAATTCCAAGAAATTATTACCAGATGTAAATGAAATTCAGTTGTTACAAGATGGATCATGGGAAAATTTGGTtttgaaaaaagagaaagataaaGACAAAAGCGAAACGAAAGTTATTACGAATTCGCAGGATCGTAAAATTGATGTGGACACTGTAGACCTTG ATGAAAGCAATCCTGCACCCCCAAAGGAGAAGAAACGAGCAGTTGTTATCGATTTAATATCAGATAGCGATGACGATTATGATAATATCACACTCACACAAAGTACAAAAAAATTAGCCAGTGGATCTCCTTCACCAAAAAAATCGCAAACCAGCTCTATTAGTAGTACAAGTGAATCACCAGAATTGATGATAATTgatttagaataa
- the Su(var)2-10 gene encoding E3 SUMO-protein ligase Su(var)2-10 isoform X5: MVKQVVLGNHKLIKICIPEIITQVSSGKDLPPAHQASLPQASRTNPVYQSTGYNSVTPQQTTSAAYNQYPYPSKVLPSPLQIQPRSQYPVHPDVRLKKLPFFDLLAELLKPSSLMPQGTLRLQENTFMFHLTPQQSTDIASSRDCRAGSKMDYTVQVCLVQMRFCLQETSCEQEDCFPPSIAVKVNGKLCPLPNPIPTNKPGVEPKRPPRPVNISPLVKLSPTVANQIHVTWSADYGRRYAIAIYLVRKLSSTELLSRLKCRGVRHSDYTRGLIKEKLNEDADSEIATMSLRVSLACPLGKMRMCTPCRASTCSHLQCFDASLFLQMNERKPTWNCPVCDKSALFDTLVIDGYFQEVLNSKKLLPDVNEIQLLQDGSWENLVLKKEKDKDKSETKVITNSQDRKIDVDTVDLDESNPAPPKEKKRAVVIDLISDSDDDYDNITLTQSTKKLASGSPSPKKSQTSSISSTSESPELMIIDLE, translated from the exons ATGGTCAAACAGGTGGTTCTGGGGAACCACAAATTGATCAAAATATGCATTCCAGAAATTATTACACAAG TTTCCAGTGGAAAAGACCTGCCACCAGCACATCAAGCATCTCTACCTCAAGCATCTAGAACCAATCCAGTATATCAATCCACAGGATATAATAGTGTAACACCACAA CAAACAACAAGTGCAGCTTACAATCAGTATCCATACCCATCAAAAGTTTTACCATCACCATTACAAATACAGCCTCGGAGTCAGTATCCTGTTCATCCAGATGTTCGTCTTAAAAAACTTCCATTTTTTGATTTATTGGCAGAATTGTTGAAGCCATCTAGTTTAATGCCCCAAGGGACTTTAAGACTGCAAGAGAATACATTTATGTTTCATTTGACACCACAACAATCAACAGACATAGCTAGTTCACGAGATTGTCGTGCAGGAAGTAAAATGGATTATACTGTACAGGTATGTTTG GTACAAATGCGATTTTGTTTACAAGAAACTTCGTGTGAACAAGAAGACTGTTTTCCACCTAGTATTGCTGTGAAAGTTAATGGAAAATTATGCCCCTTACct aatccAATACCTACAAACAAACCAGGGGTAGAACCAAAGAGGCCGCCAAGGCCTGTCAACATTAGTCCTTTAGTTAAGTTATCACCTACTGTAGCAAATCAAATTCATGTGACATGGTCAGCTGACTATGGAAGACGATATGCAATTGCCATATATTTAGTTAGAAAACTATCTAGTACAGAATTATTGTCAAGATTAAAATGTAGAGGTGTTCGACATTCGGATTATACAAGAGGTTTAA TTAAGGAAAAACTTAATGAGGATGCAGATAGTGAAATAGCAACCATGTCGCTTAGAGTGTCTTTAGCATGTCCATTAGGAAAAATGCGAATGTGTACACCATGTCGTGCCTCAACGTGTTCACATTTGCAATGTTTCGACGCATCACTATTTCTTCAGATGAATGAAAGGAAACCCACGTGGAATTGTCCAGTTTGTGATAAATCGGCACTGTTTGATACCCTCGTTATAGATGGATATTTCCAAGAAGTTTTAAATTCCAAGAAATTATTACCAGATGTAAATGAAATTCAGTTGTTACAAGATGGATCATGGGAAAATTTGGTtttgaaaaaagagaaagataaaGACAAAAGCGAAACGAAAGTTATTACGAATTCGCAGGATCGTAAAATTGATGTGGACACTGTAGACCTTG ATGAAAGCAATCCTGCACCCCCAAAGGAGAAGAAACGAGCAGTTGTTATCGATTTAATATCAGATAGCGATGACGATTATGATAATATCACACTCACACAAAGTACAAAAAAATTAGCCAGTGGATCTCCTTCACCAAAAAAATCGCAAACCAGCTCTATTAGTAGTACAAGTGAATCACCAGAATTGATGATAATTgatttagaataa